The nucleotide sequence TCATCGCGGTGTCTTTGTTGGCGTGCTGCGAGCGTTCGTTCTGGCACGCCACCACGGTATTGGTCGGAACGTGGGTAATCCGTACCGCCGAGTCGGTGGTGTTGACGTGCTGACCACCGGACCCGGAGGAACGGTAAGTGTCGATGCGCAGGTCCGACGGATTGATATCGATCTCGATGTTGTCGTCGATTTCCGGCGAGACGAACACCGCGGAGAACGAGGTGTGGCGACGGTTGCCGGAGTCGAACGGGCTCTTGCGCACCAGGCGGTGCACGCCGATCTCGGTACGTAGCCAGCCGAAGGCGTATTCGCCCTTGATATGCACAGTGGCGCCCTTGATCCCGGCAACTTCGCCAGCGGACAGTTCGATAATGGCGGCGTCGAAGCCGCGCTTGTCGGCCCAGCGCAGGTACATGCGTAGCAGGATGTTGGCCCAGTCCTGGGCTTCGGTGCCGCCGGAGCCGGCCTGGATGTCGAGGTAGGCGTTATTCGGGTCCATATCGCCGCTGAACATGCGGCGGAACTCCAGCTTCTCGAGGATTTCGCGCAAGCGCTCGACTTCGCTGGCGACGTCATTGGCCGCGCCTTCGTCGTCCTCTTCGACCGCCATATCCAGCAGGTCACGGGAGTCGGTGAGTCCGCCGGCCAGTTCGTCGAGGGTGTCGACGATTTGCGCCAGGGTGGCGCGCTCGCGGCCCAGATTCTGGGCGTATTCCGGGTTGTTCCAGACGTTCGGGTCTTCGAGTTCGCGGTTTACTTCGACGAGACGATCATGCTTGTGATCGTAGTCAAAGATACCCCCGAATAATTTGGGTGCGCTCGGAGAGGTCTTTGATGCTGTTGACGATCGGTTGAATTTCCATACGGGCAGCACTCGACAAAACTTTGTGAAAGCCGGCGAGTATACGCGAGTTGCCCGGCCCTGGCAGCCCGCCGTCCGGCGCCGCAGGGACTCTCAGTACTTCAGGCTCAACCGAGCGCTCAAGCCATTGT is from Pseudomonas sp. LS44 and encodes:
- the prfB gene encoding peptide chain release factor 2 (programmed frameshift), translated to MEIQPIVNSIKDLSERTQIIRGYLDYDHKHDRLVEVNRELEDPNVWNNPEYAQNLGRERATLAQIVDTLDELAGGLTDSRDLLDMAVEEDDEGAANDVASEVERLREILEKLEFRRMFSGDMDPNNAYLDIQAGSGGTEAQDWANILLRMYLRWADKRGFDAAIIELSAGEVAGIKGATVHIKGEYAFGWLRTEIGVHRLVRKSPFDSGNRRHTSFSAVFVSPEIDDNIEIDINPSDLRIDTYRSSGSGGQHVNTTDSAVRITHVPTNTVVACQNERSQHANKDTAMKMLRARLYEQEVQKRNAASQALEDTKSDIGWGHQIRSYVLDASRIKDLRTNIERSDCDKVLDGDIDEYLEASLKQGL